In Natator depressus isolate rNatDep1 chromosome 9, rNatDep2.hap1, whole genome shotgun sequence, a single genomic region encodes these proteins:
- the MOSPD1 gene encoding motile sperm domain-containing protein 1 isoform X2: MSLGDGESATIPAAIATTLPAVSGRGGLTKGLRTGTRRVRTRRAPRVLCTTPNKYVVVDAAGAVKPQCCVDIVIRHRDVRACHYGVIDKFRLQVSEQSQRKALGRKEVIATLLPSAKEQQQKEEEEKRIKEHLAESVFFEQTLCQPENRSASSGPSLLTVFLGIVCIGALMLPTLGEVESVVPLYLHLSVNQKLVAAYVLDAIPQQAWSPLRSLWQLGAH; the protein is encoded by the exons ATGTCACTCGGAGACGGCGAGTCAGCCACGATCCCGGCGGCCATAGCGACGACGCTCCCTGCAgtgtcggggcggggggggctgacAAAGGGGCTCCGCACAGGCACCCGGCGAGTCAGGACCCGGCGAGCCCCGAGGG TTCTTTGTACAACTCCAAATAAATATGTTGTTGTCGATGCTGCAGGTGCAGTGAAGCCTCAGTGTTGTGTTGATAT TGTGATTCGTCACAGAGACGTTCGGGCTTGTCACTATGGTGTGATAGACAAATTCCGTCTCCAAGTGTCTGAGCAAAGCCAGAGGAAAGCATTAGGGCGAAAAGAAGTCATTGCTACACTACTTCCATCTGCAAAAGAGCAACAGCaaaaggaagaagaggaaaaaagaataaaagaacatCTGGCTGAAAGTGTCTTTTTTGAGCAGACTTTGTGTCAACCAG aaaacaGATCTGCCTCATCGGGACCTAGTTTACTAACAGTATTCCTAGGAATAGTATGCATTGGAGCACTAATGCTACCGACACTGGGGGAAGTGGAATCCGTGGTGCCTCTCTACCTCCATTTAAGTGTGAATCAAAAGTTAGTAGCTGCTTATGTTTTAG acgccataccacagcaagcatggagcccgctcagatcactgtggcaattaggagcacattaa
- the MOSPD1 gene encoding motile sperm domain-containing protein 1 isoform X3, with protein sequence MQQQKRQPELVEGNLPVFVFPTELIFYADDQSTHKQVLTLYNPYEFALKFKVLCTTPNKYVVVDAAGAVKPQCCVDIVIRHRDVRACHYGVIDKFRLQVSEQSQRKALGRKEVIATLLPSAKEQQQKEEEEKRIKEHLAESVFFEQTLCQPENRSASSGPSLLTVFLGIVCIGALMLPTLGEVESVVPLYLHLSVNQKLVAAYVLGLITMVILRT encoded by the exons ATGCAGCAACAAAAAAGACAGCCAGAGTTAGTGGAAGGAAAtcttcctgtttttgtgtttccTACGGAGCTTATATTTTATGCAGATGACCAGTCAACACACAAACAGGTGTTGACTCTATATAACCCCTATGAGTTTGCCTTAAAATTCAAAG TTCTTTGTACAACTCCAAATAAATATGTTGTTGTCGATGCTGCAGGTGCAGTGAAGCCTCAGTGTTGTGTTGATAT TGTGATTCGTCACAGAGACGTTCGGGCTTGTCACTATGGTGTGATAGACAAATTCCGTCTCCAAGTGTCTGAGCAAAGCCAGAGGAAAGCATTAGGGCGAAAAGAAGTCATTGCTACACTACTTCCATCTGCAAAAGAGCAACAGCaaaaggaagaagaggaaaaaagaataaaagaacatCTGGCTGAAAGTGTCTTTTTTGAGCAGACTTTGTGTCAACCAG aaaacaGATCTGCCTCATCGGGACCTAGTTTACTAACAGTATTCCTAGGAATAGTATGCATTGGAGCACTAATGCTACCGACACTGGGGGAAGTGGAATCCGTGGTGCCTCTCTACCTCCATTTAAGTGTGAATCAAAAGTTAGTAGCTGCTTATGTTTTAG GTCTTATCACCATGGTTATCTTGAGGACATGA
- the MOSPD1 gene encoding motile sperm domain-containing protein 1 isoform X1, with protein MQQQKRQPELVEGNLPVFVFPTELIFYADDQSTHKQVLTLYNPYEFALKFKVLCTTPNKYVVVDAAGAVKPQCCVDIVIRHRDVRACHYGVIDKFRLQVSEQSQRKALGRKEVIATLLPSAKEQQQKEEEEKRIKEHLAESVFFEQTLCQPENRSASSGPSLLTVFLGIVCIGALMLPTLGEVESVVPLYLHLSVNQKLVAAYVLDAIPQQAWSPLRSLWQLGAH; from the exons ATGCAGCAACAAAAAAGACAGCCAGAGTTAGTGGAAGGAAAtcttcctgtttttgtgtttccTACGGAGCTTATATTTTATGCAGATGACCAGTCAACACACAAACAGGTGTTGACTCTATATAACCCCTATGAGTTTGCCTTAAAATTCAAAG TTCTTTGTACAACTCCAAATAAATATGTTGTTGTCGATGCTGCAGGTGCAGTGAAGCCTCAGTGTTGTGTTGATAT TGTGATTCGTCACAGAGACGTTCGGGCTTGTCACTATGGTGTGATAGACAAATTCCGTCTCCAAGTGTCTGAGCAAAGCCAGAGGAAAGCATTAGGGCGAAAAGAAGTCATTGCTACACTACTTCCATCTGCAAAAGAGCAACAGCaaaaggaagaagaggaaaaaagaataaaagaacatCTGGCTGAAAGTGTCTTTTTTGAGCAGACTTTGTGTCAACCAG aaaacaGATCTGCCTCATCGGGACCTAGTTTACTAACAGTATTCCTAGGAATAGTATGCATTGGAGCACTAATGCTACCGACACTGGGGGAAGTGGAATCCGTGGTGCCTCTCTACCTCCATTTAAGTGTGAATCAAAAGTTAGTAGCTGCTTATGTTTTAG acgccataccacagcaagcatggagcccgctcagatcactgtggcaattaggagcacattaa